Proteins encoded together in one Lathyrus oleraceus cultivar Zhongwan6 chromosome 5, CAAS_Psat_ZW6_1.0, whole genome shotgun sequence window:
- the LOC127084676 gene encoding chaperone protein dnaJ 11, chloroplastic — protein sequence MAATLSFAALSAVRPLGFTDECSTSARFIQKPSSTFSNRRRVSIRAVAAIVETRRPAKSLYEILRLKPGASPTDIKSAYRSLAKVYHPDTAVQRLPESDDVDFIEIRNAYETLYDPSTRAIYDMSLMAVHGGRSRQFSAPVIQKRYSGYYMKRRWETDQCW from the coding sequence ATGGCGGCAACGCTTAGTTTCGCCGCTCTCTCCGCCGTCCGTCCCCTCGGATTCACCGATGAATGTTCCACCTCCGCCAGATTCATCCAGAAACCGAGTTCAACTTTCTCAAACCGCCGCAGGGTTTCAATCCGAGCCGTAGCCGCTATAGTCGAGACACGGCGGCCAGCGAAGAGTCTGTACGAAATTCTCCGACTTAAGCCAGGAGCATCACCTACAGACATCAAATCGGCTTACCGAAGTCTAGCGAAGGTTTATCATCCCGACACGGCGGTGCAACGATTGCCGGAATCTGACGACGTAGACTTCATCGAGATCCGCAACGCTTATGAGACGCTTTATGATCCGTCGACAAGAGCGATTTACGATATGTCGCTGATGGCAGTACACGGCGGAAGGAGCCGACAGTTTTCGGCTCCGGTGATACAGAAACGGTATTCTGGATATTATATGAAGAGAAGATGGGAAACGGACCAATGCTGGTAG